A part of Kitasatospora acidiphila genomic DNA contains:
- the dpgD gene encoding enoyl-CoA-hydratase DpgD: MELTRIRYEKRDRVAHVTLDRPERRNAMDLRMHEELAYVWDDFEADDDVWLAVLTGAGDRAFSAGQDLRELAARIEDGTAAPSTFGSRGKPGWPRLTERFQLAKPVIARVNGHAFGGGFELALACDVIVAADTATFALPEAKLGLIAGAGGVFRLTRQAPYRVALGHLISGRPLTAARAYELGLVNEVVPAAELDACVAAWVADILRCAPLSVRSVKQAAAAAATMPLEQAFATRFPWEERRMHSADALEGPRAFVEKREPRWQGH; the protein is encoded by the coding sequence ATGGAGCTCACCAGGATCCGCTACGAGAAGCGGGACCGGGTCGCCCACGTGACCCTCGACCGGCCCGAGCGCCGCAACGCCATGGACCTGCGCATGCACGAGGAACTCGCGTACGTGTGGGACGACTTCGAGGCCGACGACGACGTGTGGCTGGCCGTCCTCACCGGTGCCGGCGACCGCGCCTTCTCGGCCGGCCAGGACCTCAGGGAGCTGGCCGCCCGGATCGAGGACGGCACCGCGGCTCCCTCGACCTTCGGCAGCCGCGGCAAGCCCGGCTGGCCCCGGCTCACCGAGCGCTTCCAGCTCGCCAAGCCGGTGATCGCCCGGGTCAACGGCCACGCGTTCGGCGGCGGCTTCGAACTCGCCCTCGCCTGCGATGTGATCGTGGCCGCCGACACCGCCACCTTCGCGCTGCCCGAGGCCAAGCTCGGACTGATCGCCGGCGCCGGCGGAGTCTTCCGGCTGACCCGGCAGGCGCCCTACCGGGTCGCGCTCGGCCACCTGATCAGCGGCCGCCCGCTGACCGCCGCCCGGGCCTACGAGCTGGGCCTGGTCAACGAGGTCGTCCCGGCGGCCGAGTTGGACGCCTGCGTGGCCGCCTGGGTCGCGGACATCCTGCGCTGCGCCCCGCTCTCGGTCCGCTCCGTCAAGCAGGCCGCGGCCGCCGCGGCGACCATGCCCCTGGAGCAGGCGTTCGCCACCCGGTTCCCCTGGGAGGAGCGCCGGATGCACAGTGCGGATGCGCTGGAAGGGCCACGCGCCTTCGTCGAGAAGCGCGAGCCCCGCTGGCAGGGGCACTGA